A DNA window from Acidimicrobiia bacterium contains the following coding sequences:
- a CDS encoding acyl-CoA dehydrogenase family protein — protein sequence MDLRFSDEDEAFRAEVRGWLDANLTGEFEKLRGRGGPGDEHEFVEERIAWERHLGAAGWCCIGFPEADGGRGATLHQQVIFYEEYARAGAPGRVGIVNEGLIGPTLVAFGTPEQKKRFLPGITGGTEIWCQGYSEPDAGSDLANVQTRAALDGDQWVISGQKVWTSLAHFADWCFVLCRTDTQAPKHRGISYLLVPMAQDGVSIQPIRQITGTSEFNEVFFDDARTDADNVVGEINGGWKVAMGTLAFERGASTLGQQLAFENELNAITNAARHNGRLDDPIFRQRITDAWIGLRIMRVNALRTLSGMEGDELTREGMITKLYWASWHRRLGELAVDILGPEGLVADGAPYDLSAAQRLFLFTRSDTIYGGSNQIQRTIIGERALGLPAEPKVAS from the coding sequence ATGGACCTGCGATTCTCCGACGAGGACGAGGCGTTCCGCGCAGAGGTGCGCGGGTGGCTCGACGCCAACCTGACCGGCGAGTTCGAGAAGCTTCGCGGGCGGGGTGGCCCCGGCGACGAGCATGAGTTCGTCGAGGAGCGGATCGCCTGGGAGCGGCACCTGGGAGCCGCCGGCTGGTGCTGTATCGGGTTCCCCGAGGCCGACGGGGGCCGCGGCGCAACACTTCATCAGCAGGTGATCTTCTACGAGGAGTACGCACGGGCAGGTGCGCCCGGCCGTGTCGGTATCGTCAACGAGGGCCTCATCGGGCCCACCCTCGTGGCGTTCGGGACCCCCGAGCAGAAGAAGCGCTTCCTCCCGGGGATCACCGGAGGAACCGAGATCTGGTGTCAGGGCTACTCCGAGCCCGATGCCGGCTCCGACCTGGCGAACGTCCAGACCCGTGCGGCACTCGACGGCGATCAGTGGGTCATCAGCGGTCAGAAGGTCTGGACGTCATTGGCGCACTTCGCCGACTGGTGTTTCGTGCTGTGCCGCACCGACACGCAGGCGCCCAAGCACCGCGGGATCTCGTACCTGCTGGTCCCGATGGCCCAGGACGGCGTCTCCATCCAGCCGATCCGGCAGATCACCGGCACGTCGGAGTTCAACGAGGTGTTCTTCGACGACGCACGCACCGACGCCGACAACGTCGTCGGTGAGATCAACGGCGGCTGGAAGGTGGCCATGGGAACCCTGGCCTTCGAGCGGGGAGCCTCCACGCTCGGTCAGCAGTTGGCGTTCGAGAACGAGCTGAACGCCATCACGAACGCGGCGCGCCACAACGGGCGCCTCGATGACCCGATCTTCCGGCAGCGGATCACCGATGCATGGATCGGCCTGCGCATCATGCGTGTGAACGCGCTGCGCACGTTGTCGGGCATGGAGGGCGACGAGCTCACACGCGAGGGGATGATCACGAAGCTCTACTGGGCCTCGTGGCACCGGCGCCTCGGTGAGCTGGCGGTCGACATTCTCGGCCCGGAGGGTCTCGTGGCCGACGGCGCTCCGTACGACCTGAGCGCGGCCCAGCGGCTGTTCCTCTTCACGCGCTCCGACACGATCTACGGCGGCTCGAACCAGATCCAGCGCACCATCATCGGTGAGCGCGCCCTGGGCCTTCCCGCCGAGCCGAAGGTGGCATCGTGA
- a CDS encoding SDR family oxidoreductase, with protein MKVAPPYPGGHDLLAGRTVLVTAAAGTGIGFAAAKRCAEEGAEVMISDAHEGRLDEAAEHLADVLGHPAPSIPCDVTDDAAVRTMFDTAVDTLGHVDVLINNAGLGGNAAIVEMTDEQWDTVIDVTLNGTFRCTRAALRHMLERESGVIVNNASVLGWRAQERQAHYAAAKAGVMALTRAAAMEAAPAGVRVNAVAPSLAMHPFLSKVMPDDELAELTQQEAFGRAAEVWEVANVMVFLASDLSSYMTGEVVAVSSQHA; from the coding sequence ATGAAGGTCGCCCCGCCGTACCCCGGGGGCCACGACCTCCTCGCCGGCCGCACCGTCCTCGTCACGGCAGCAGCGGGAACCGGAATCGGCTTCGCCGCGGCCAAACGCTGCGCCGAGGAGGGCGCGGAGGTGATGATCTCCGACGCCCACGAGGGACGCCTCGACGAGGCGGCCGAGCACCTCGCCGATGTCCTCGGCCATCCCGCACCGTCCATACCGTGCGACGTCACCGACGACGCCGCCGTGCGCACGATGTTCGACACCGCCGTCGACACGCTCGGCCACGTCGACGTTCTCATCAACAACGCGGGCCTCGGCGGAAACGCGGCCATCGTCGAGATGACCGACGAGCAGTGGGACACGGTCATCGACGTGACTCTCAACGGGACGTTCCGCTGCACCCGGGCGGCGCTGCGCCACATGCTCGAGCGCGAATCGGGGGTCATCGTGAACAACGCCTCGGTCCTGGGCTGGCGCGCCCAGGAGCGCCAGGCCCACTACGCGGCCGCCAAGGCCGGTGTGATGGCCCTCACCCGCGCCGCTGCGATGGAGGCGGCGCCCGCGGGCGTGCGCGTCAACGCCGTGGCGCCCAGCCTGGCCATGCACCCGTTTCTCAGCAAGGTGATGCCCGACGACGAGCTCGCCGAGCTCACGCAACAGGAGGCCTTCGGGCGCGCCGCGGAGGTGTGGGAGGTCGCCAACGTGATGGTGTTCCTCGCCAGCGATCTCTCGTCGTACATGACAGGCGAGGTCGTGGCGGTCTCGTCCCAGCACGCCTGA
- a CDS encoding enoyl-CoA hydratase family protein has protein sequence MGISSSVADGVAEIVVDNPPVNALEVAGWFELADTVTAAGRDPDVRAVILAAEGKGFNAGVDIKEMQATEGFGALIGANKGCFAAFAAVYECEVPVIAAVNGYCLGGGIGLVGNADVVIASDDATFGLPEVDRGALGAATHLARLVPQHRMRAMVYTAKPATAQELHAYGSVLEVVPRDELRAAARAVAADIAAKSGTVIRAAKQSLNGIDPVDVKRSYRYEQGFTFELNLSGVADEARDAFVDKRDADFDG, from the coding sequence ATGGGAATCAGCAGCTCGGTCGCCGACGGCGTCGCCGAGATCGTCGTCGACAACCCGCCGGTCAACGCTCTCGAGGTGGCCGGGTGGTTCGAACTGGCCGACACCGTCACGGCAGCAGGGCGGGACCCCGACGTGCGGGCCGTGATCCTCGCGGCAGAGGGCAAGGGCTTCAACGCCGGTGTCGACATCAAGGAGATGCAGGCCACCGAGGGCTTCGGGGCCCTCATCGGGGCGAACAAGGGCTGCTTCGCCGCGTTCGCAGCGGTCTACGAGTGCGAGGTTCCCGTCATCGCCGCCGTCAACGGCTACTGCCTCGGGGGCGGCATCGGCCTCGTGGGCAACGCCGACGTGGTCATCGCCTCGGACGACGCGACCTTCGGGCTCCCCGAGGTCGACCGTGGCGCGCTCGGCGCCGCCACACACCTCGCCCGCCTCGTGCCGCAGCACAGGATGCGCGCCATGGTCTACACGGCGAAGCCCGCCACCGCCCAGGAGCTGCACGCCTACGGGTCGGTCCTCGAGGTGGTACCCCGCGACGAGCTTCGCGCAGCCGCTCGGGCGGTCGCCGCCGACATCGCGGCCAAGAGCGGGACGGTCATCCGTGCCGCCAAGCAGTCGCTCAACGGCATCGACCCCGTCGACGTGAAGCGCAGCTACCGCTATGAGCAGGGTTTCACGTTCGAGCTCAACCTGAGCGGTGTCGCCGACGAGGCCCGCGACGCCTTCGTCGACAAGCGCGACGCCGACTTCGACGGCTGA
- a CDS encoding CoA-transferase, whose amino-acid sequence MPDKRMTPAEVVSELRDGMTIGVGGWGSRRKPMAIIREILRSDLTDLTVVSYGGPDVGLLCAAGRVKRVVFAFVSLDTIPLEPHFRAARQAGSIEVTEYDEGMFLLGLQAAAWRVPFLPTRCGLGTDIMALNPDLQTVTSPYADGEDLVAMPALELDAALVHMHRGDAGGNGQYLGVDPYFDDLFCGAAKKRYLSVERLVDTEDLLSSGPPQTLRINRLLTDGVVETPGGAHFTECVPDYPRDEAFQKTYAASAESPESWDEFRARYLDVTEDEYLEAVGFDG is encoded by the coding sequence GTGCCCGACAAGCGCATGACCCCTGCCGAGGTGGTGTCGGAGCTGCGCGACGGCATGACGATCGGTGTCGGCGGATGGGGGTCACGGCGAAAGCCCATGGCCATCATCCGGGAGATCCTCCGCAGCGACCTCACGGACCTCACGGTCGTGTCGTACGGCGGCCCCGACGTCGGGTTGCTGTGCGCGGCGGGTCGCGTCAAGCGGGTCGTGTTCGCCTTCGTGTCACTCGACACCATCCCGCTCGAGCCGCACTTCCGGGCCGCACGGCAGGCGGGGAGCATCGAGGTCACCGAGTACGACGAGGGGATGTTCCTCCTCGGTCTCCAGGCCGCCGCGTGGAGGGTCCCGTTCCTCCCGACGCGGTGTGGGCTCGGCACAGACATCATGGCGCTCAACCCCGACCTGCAGACGGTCACCTCGCCGTACGCCGACGGTGAGGATCTCGTGGCGATGCCCGCCCTCGAGCTCGACGCCGCGCTGGTGCACATGCACCGGGGCGACGCCGGGGGAAACGGCCAGTACCTGGGTGTCGATCCGTACTTCGACGACCTGTTCTGCGGTGCGGCAAAGAAGCGCTACCTCTCGGTGGAGCGACTCGTCGACACCGAGGACCTCCTCTCTTCCGGGCCACCCCAGACGCTGCGGATCAACCGGCTCCTCACCGACGGCGTCGTGGAAACCCCCGGCGGCGCCCATTTCACCGAGTGTGTACCCGACTACCCCCGCGACGAGGCGTTCCAGAAGACCTACGCCGCCTCGGCGGAGAGTCCCGAGTCGTGGGACGAGTTCAGGGCCCGGTACCTCGACGTGACAGAGGACGAGTACCTGGAAGCGGTGGGGTTCGATGGCTGA
- a CDS encoding universal stress protein, whose amino-acid sequence MYKTIVAGTDGSETAGEAVRQALELAKAVGATLHLVTGGEPRFDDPLPVGDTAAQETAAQKIVREAAESLDASGVTIETHAQVGEGATAITDVAEQVGADLIVVGNRGISSPKRFLLGSVPTKVAHYAPCSVLIVRTT is encoded by the coding sequence ATGTACAAGACGATCGTGGCGGGAACCGACGGTTCCGAGACAGCGGGCGAGGCCGTGCGCCAGGCCCTCGAGCTGGCCAAGGCTGTCGGAGCGACCCTCCATCTGGTGACGGGCGGGGAGCCCCGCTTCGACGACCCCCTACCGGTCGGCGACACGGCCGCTCAGGAGACCGCCGCCCAGAAGATCGTGCGTGAGGCCGCCGAGAGCCTCGACGCCTCGGGCGTCACCATCGAGACGCACGCGCAGGTGGGCGAGGGAGCCACGGCGATCACCGACGTGGCCGAACAGGTCGGCGCCGACCTGATCGTCGTCGGAAACCGGGGGATCAGCAGCCCGAAGCGGTTCCTCCTCGGGAGCGTCCCGACCAAGGTGGCGCACTACGCCCCCTGCTCGGTGTTGATCGTCCGCACGACCTGA
- a CDS encoding MaoC family dehydratase N-terminal domain-containing protein yields MAVDESVIGTKTGAYHVVIERGPVDVFADAVTDRNPIYHSEEAAQAAGFDNIPAPPTYSFVMQHYGKFDDLQPDDPTGGKNPVADIMGPLMAGGGVILHGEESFEYHRPIVVGDVLDGDATVVDFYDKESKGSTMTFLVIETEWTDSRTGQPVVTERFNVIHRSPKK; encoded by the coding sequence GTGGCGGTCGACGAGAGTGTGATCGGAACGAAGACGGGGGCGTACCACGTCGTGATCGAGCGGGGGCCGGTCGACGTGTTCGCCGACGCCGTCACCGACAGGAATCCGATCTACCACTCCGAGGAGGCTGCACAGGCCGCCGGGTTCGACAACATCCCGGCACCACCCACCTACTCCTTCGTGATGCAGCACTACGGGAAGTTCGACGATCTGCAGCCCGACGATCCCACAGGTGGGAAGAACCCGGTCGCCGACATCATGGGCCCGCTGATGGCCGGTGGCGGCGTGATCCTCCACGGTGAGGAGTCGTTCGAGTACCACCGACCCATCGTCGTCGGCGACGTCCTCGACGGCGACGCCACGGTCGTCGACTTCTACGACAAGGAGAGCAAGGGCTCCACGATGACGTTTCTCGTCATCGAGACGGAGTGGACCGACAGCAGGACCGGTCAGCCGGTCGTCACCGAGCGCTTCAACGTCATCCACCGCTCCCCGAAGAAGTAG
- a CDS encoding SDR family oxidoreductase, which produces MTDRVVLVTGGCRGVGHGIATRFLDAGAEVVVCCRNEPDTPPTGGGRSAHFVPADVREADDVARVVAEAVSHFGRLDTVVNNAGGSPHVAAADASPGFSEAIIRLNLIAPLLVAQEANTVMQGQESGGVIVNIASVSGTRPSPGTAAYGAAKAGLINLTMSLAVEWAPRVRVNAVTAGLIRTEQAELHYGDAEGVAAVAATVPLGRMGEPADVADACLYLASPLAAYVSGANLTVHGGGENPAFLEASNAGR; this is translated from the coding sequence ATGACCGACCGGGTGGTCCTGGTCACTGGCGGCTGCCGCGGTGTCGGCCACGGGATCGCCACCCGCTTCCTCGACGCGGGCGCCGAGGTCGTGGTCTGTTGCCGCAACGAGCCCGACACGCCTCCGACGGGCGGTGGGCGCTCCGCGCACTTCGTGCCAGCCGACGTTCGTGAGGCCGACGACGTGGCGCGGGTCGTGGCCGAGGCGGTGTCGCACTTCGGACGGCTCGACACCGTCGTCAACAACGCGGGTGGCTCGCCGCATGTTGCCGCGGCCGACGCATCCCCCGGGTTCTCCGAGGCGATCATCCGGCTGAACCTGATCGCTCCGCTCCTCGTTGCGCAGGAGGCGAACACGGTCATGCAGGGCCAGGAGAGTGGAGGGGTCATCGTCAACATCGCGAGCGTGAGTGGCACACGGCCCTCTCCGGGCACAGCGGCCTACGGCGCCGCCAAGGCCGGTCTCATCAACCTGACGATGTCGCTGGCGGTGGAGTGGGCTCCGAGGGTGCGGGTGAACGCTGTGACCGCCGGCCTGATCCGCACCGAGCAGGCGGAGCTCCACTACGGCGACGCGGAGGGCGTGGCCGCTGTGGCTGCCACCGTTCCCCTCGGGCGGATGGGCGAACCGGCCGACGTGGCGGACGCCTGTCTCTACCTGGCGTCGCCCCTTGCTGCCTATGTGAGCGGCGCCAACCTCACCGTGCACGGCGGCGGTGAGAACCCCGCCTTCCTGGAGGCCTCGAACGCCGGCCGCTGA